From the genome of Herpetosiphonaceae bacterium:
CCGATGGCCGGCTCCTGATTGTCGAGACCGTGCTGCCCGAGGGCGACACGCCGCACCAGGGAAAGCTTCAGGATCTCGTCATGCTGGTGTTTCCGGGTGGGCAGGAGCGTACTGAAAAGGAGTACGAGCAGCTCCTCGACAAAGCCGGCTTCCGGATGCGGCGCGTAGTGCCGACGACGTCAGTTGTCAGCATCGTGGAAGGTGTGCCGGCGTAGCCGACCCCGCGATCGAGGGTCTTCAGCGCACAACCATCCACAGTCCAGCCGCGATCATGAGCACGCCGCCGATTCGGGCGGCGTGCGCACCGAGCGGGGCGAGCTTCTCCAGTCCGATGAATGCCGTCAGCG
Proteins encoded in this window:
- a CDS encoding methyltransferase is translated as DGRLLIVETVLPEGDTPHQGKLQDLVMLVFPGGQERTEKEYEQLLDKAGFRMRRVVPTTSVVSIVEGVPA